The sequence TATTGAGGACCGGACCTTCATCTCCCATCGATGCACCAGTGGCCGCATTCAATCCAAACGGGAGGCCGAGTACTGGCGCGAGAAATACCCATGAGACGAGAAAAACCGTTACCACCGCTGTTATCACCATCGGCCGGGCATCCATTGTTCAGAATATCAGCAATGGCAACTAAAATGATTTCGCCGCTGTTGCTCGCCGTGTTCTGAAAACCGTGAACGGAGAACCGTTCACTGGTGCGCGAATCGGGGCCAGATGGACCTCCGGCCCGGCCAGGTGGCCGTATTACCCGCCTCGATAGTACCCTCGAGGTATCCTAGTCGTTCGTCCCAGAAACAATGACTCTTGTGGTTACACAGACCGATCGACGACCGTCGCACCCGAGAGGACTAACCTCGAGCGCCCGCTCGGCGAGATCGACGGCGCGAGCTGGCCCTCGACGAGCCAGCCGTCGCCATCGTGGGCGTGTTCGTGACACCCGAAACAGCGTGTCGCCTCGAGCGTGCCGTCCTCCAGGAGGACACACTCCACGAGCGCGTTCGGTCGGAGGGTCGTTCCACACTCGGTACACCGCGTCGACTGGCCGGCGTCGACGACGGCCTCGAGCACGGCGCGTTCGGGCGTCATCGATACTGCTCGAGGCGCGCTTTCGCGTCCTCGAGTCGGCAGAACTCCGGGTGCGGGTCGTTCGGCTGGAAGAACGTCAGGCCGTCCTCGACGTCCCAGCGCGGGCGCTTACTACTGTTGAACCCGAGGCGCTCGTCGTAGCTCGCCGAGGCGACCCACAGCCCCGACTCGTCGAGTCCTTTCACTGACGCTCCGTAGCGGTTCTCCGAGAACAGGACAAGATCGACGCCCGTCTCGTCGCGAACGTGCTCGATGGTCGAAAACCAGTCTCCCTGTTTGATGGTCGAAACACAGCGATCGCCCTCGAGAAGCTCGCGGATGCGCCGGACGGTCGTTCGTGATTTCTCGGCGCGGCGGATCAACTCGAGAGGTTCGACGTCGATACCTTTTTCTGCCGTCTGAATCGTAGACATTCTTGCATCACCTTTCCGGGTGAGCACGTTGGCCGGGCGTTGCACCGCCCGGCCGGGATTCTCCCAGCGAACCAACGTTGCTCAGCTAGTGCCTAGTGCTATTACCACATAAATATTGGTATTCCCCTCTTGTTTCTGTCATAGTTATCCGAGGCTATCGGGTGCCAGATATTAGTTAGTCATACCAGAACGCATATCTATTTTCGTGGTAGTCATCGCGAACAGCGCTCGAGCGCCGGCTGGCGGCCACAGGTCGGCCGTGAATCGACTCGAGTCACAGCCGAATACCTATCCGCGCCCGAGGGAACGAAACGTACGAAACCGGACCCCTATCTATTTCAGACTGTCACGACCACCAACACAGTATGATTACCGATCACGCGGTCCTTCAGCCGGACGTCCAGCCCGATCGGGAGGTGGTCGTCCATCGCGACGGCGAAATCTCACACCTTACCTCGGTGCTCGAGCCCCTCACACACGGCTACTCCACCACGGGCGCGTTCATCCACGGGCCATCGGGTGCCGGGAAGACCTGCACGACGCGCTGTGTCCTCGAGGACCTCGAGCGCGTCGCCGGCATCCCGGTCGCGTTTCTCGATTGTCTCTCGATCCATAGCCGGAGAGACGTTCTGAATCACGTCCTCGCCGAGCTGGGCGATGGGTCGACACTCGAACGCCGGTCGGTCGGCCCGGCCGATATGGCCGTCCGCATTCGCGAAATCGTCGACGAACCGACCGTCGTTGTCCTCGACGAGGCCGACCAGATCGACGAGCTTCGCGTGCTCCAGGAACTGTACGAAGTGCCGGATCTGACACCGATTCTCATCGCCAACCAGCCCTGGAGAAAGTTCGACCGGGCCGATATCCGTCTGGATTCGAGAATCGGGTCGTTTCCGAGCATCGAGTTCGACGCCTACGACGAGTCGGAGTTGGTGGAGATCCTTCGAGAGCGCGCGTCGATCGGCCTCGAGCCCGGCGCCGTCGAGGCGGGTGTGCTCGAGTATATCTCCGAGTGTGCGGAGCGAAACGACTGTCGCCGGGCGATTTCGTTGCTTTTCGAGTCGGTGAAGCGGGCGCGTCGCGATGGTGAGGAGTCGGTCACACGCGCGGTCGTCGACGCCTCCAGGACGGATGCCGATCGCCAGGTGATTCGGTCGCGGTTGTCGTCGCTCTCGAGACAGCAACGGATCGGCCTCGAGGCGATTGGGGAAGTCGGCCCGGCGACGTCGACGCCGTTGCACGAGTGTTACGAGAAGCGCTCCGATGATCCGGTCGGGAAACAGGCGTTCCGGAAGTGGCTGCCGAAGTTTGCTGAATACGAGTTAATCGAAAAACACGAGAAGAAGGTCGCGCCCGAATACGAGATCCGAGAGATAGTGCTCGAAGAACTCGGCGCCCAGGTGGCGTAGGACTCAGTCGTCTTCGTCGTCTTCCGGTTCGACGTCGTTCGCGTCGACTTTCCCCTGGAGATATCCCCGGCCCAGGTCCGTGATCCGATAGTGAGTCGTGTAATCGTCGTCGGGTTCGATGAAACCGCGTGACTCGAGTTCGGGAATCGCTCGCGTAATCGACGACCTCGATACGTCGAGTTCTATGTCCAGCACGGATACCGGCGCCGCGATGTCCTTTTCCTCAAGGAACTCAAGGACGGGATTACTGGCTTTATTCATCCAGAGACCCCGCTTGCGGCGCATTATCGGAGGGTGCCATGCTGTGCACTTGTTTCATCCGATTTATTAGCACGTAGACAAAAATATGAGCCATACTGACTCATATCTACGCCAAGGTTTAAGTGTACCGGACATTAACAGGGTGTTGTCAACGGTAGGGACTCATTGGCGATTCGAATCGTCAGGAGATTTGACCCCCTGTGGCTGCACACAGGGAGCGACCACTGTTGACAGACTAAGAGGCCAACACCATGCACAACGGGACCCAACCACAAAACTATGATGGTGGTAAAACCGCCAGACGGCAAAGGGCGGTACGGGTGGTAACACCCCCATGTTCACTTATTGGTAAACGCCCCGTTGAGTTTGGTATGGCCGTTCAAAGCTCACACGCACGCCAGACGAATACGCGAGTTGACACGGTCGACCTTCGCGACCTCGGTTCGGATGTGCTCCCACCGGAAGCGAGTCACGTCCAGGTCACGATCGCGGGTGACGTCCCCCACGATGGCACGCTCGTTTTCGAGCTCAAGCGCCGGTGGGAACTCGACGTCGCCCTGGGCGATGCCGAGATCGTCTCGGTCTACGACGACTCGGCGCTGCTCGAGAAGCCGGCCACGATTCCCTCGTGGGTCAGCGTGCTGTGTTCTGAGTTCGGGATTGATGAGGTGACGTTGTAGCGATGAGCGGCTGTATCGGAACCCCGCCGACACGCGTGTTAGAGCACGCTACGGCAGGCGCAACAGCATTTGCGGTTAGCACGGATGGAACACACAATTCAATTATCTCACAACGATAGCCGACCGTCGGCACCCGGCTCGAGGACGTCCTTGAG is a genomic window of Natronosalvus halobius containing:
- a CDS encoding ArsR family transcriptional regulator, with the translated sequence MNKASNPVLEFLEEKDIAAPVSVLDIELDVSRSSITRAIPELESRGFIEPDDDYTTHYRITDLGRGYLQGKVDANDVEPEDDEDD
- a CDS encoding Cdc6/Cdc18 family protein, with amino-acid sequence MITDHAVLQPDVQPDREVVVHRDGEISHLTSVLEPLTHGYSTTGAFIHGPSGAGKTCTTRCVLEDLERVAGIPVAFLDCLSIHSRRDVLNHVLAELGDGSTLERRSVGPADMAVRIREIVDEPTVVVLDEADQIDELRVLQELYEVPDLTPILIANQPWRKFDRADIRLDSRIGSFPSIEFDAYDESELVEILRERASIGLEPGAVEAGVLEYISECAERNDCRRAISLLFESVKRARRDGEESVTRAVVDASRTDADRQVIRSRLSSLSRQQRIGLEAIGEVGPATSTPLHECYEKRSDDPVGKQAFRKWLPKFAEYELIEKHEKKVAPEYEIREIVLEELGAQVA